The Xyrauchen texanus isolate HMW12.3.18 chromosome 38, RBS_HiC_50CHRs, whole genome shotgun sequence genome window below encodes:
- the LOC127631430 gene encoding T-box transcription factor TBX1 — translation MVETLHICSLQCMGVINRSIFTAWQDLQAELKMSGCSLALPCSPDDGRTCAKAPEVASVRVQLEMQSLWRQFDQLGTEMIVTKAGRRMFPTFQVHISGMDPAAEYVLLMDFIPVDDKRYRYAFHSSSWLVAGRGDVAAPGRVHFHPDSPARGAQWGKQTVSFDRLKLTNNLLDDNGHMILNSMHRYQPRLHVVLVDRSRNSQRYAHRNFCTFTFPETRFIAVTAYQNHRITQLKIACNPFAKGFRTAEPKNRSANNSTTDGHRLPLPWNLLEGPSLTGTVRDDQRIRDEQHLNWHSNPHDLNLHEAPLSYNEGMDYSTDRKCRESHDHFYSTPVFLTLPCQWDGSGISERSLIG, via the exons ATGGTAGAAACGCTCCATATATGTTCTCTGCAGTGCATGGGTGTTATTAACAGATCCATCTTCACTGCTTGGCAGGACCTTCAGGCTGAACTCAAGA TGTCTGGTTGTTCTTTGGCCCTGCCGTGTTCTCCTGATGATGGGCGGACGTGCGCTAAAGCTCCTGAAGTTGCCAGTGTCAGAGTTCAGCTGGAGATGCAGAGCCTGTGGCGGCAATTTGATCAACTGGGCACTGAAATGATCGTCACAAAGGCTGGAAG AAGGATGTTCCCTACATTTCAAGTGCACATCTCAGGCATGGACCCTGCAGCAGAATATGTTCTTCTAATGGACTTCATTCCAGTGGATGATAAACGATACAG GTATGCTTTCCATAGCTCTTCCTGGCTGGTTGCTGGTCGTGGAGATGTAGCTGCTCCAGGAAGAGTTCATTTCCACCCGGATTCACCTGCACGGGGGGCTCAGTGGGGAAAACAGACAGTCTCGTTTGATCGACTCAAACTCACCAACAACCTGCTGGATGATAATGGGCAT ATGATCCTGAACTCCATGCACCGGTATCAGCCACGACTGCACGTGGTGCTGGTGGACCGGAGCAGAAACAGTCAGCGTTACGCTCACCGCAACTTCTGCACATTCACCTTCCCAGAGACGCGCTTCATCGCAGTCACAGCTTACCAGAACCACAGG ATCACCCAGCTGAAGATAGCCTGCAACCCTTTCGCAAAAGGCTTTCGTACTGCAGAACCTAAAAACAG GTCTGCTAACAACTCCACCACTGACGGTCATCGACTGCCTTTGCCATGGAACCTGCTTGAGGGGCCATCACTGACCGGCACTGTACGTGATGACCAGAGGATACGAGATGAACAGCATCTGAACT GGCATTCAAATCCTCATGACCTGAATCTCCATGAAGCTCCGCTGTCATATAACGAAGGGATGGACTACAGCACAGACAGGAAGTGCAGGGAGTCACATGATCATTTCTACAGCACCCCTGTATTCTTAACGTTGCCCTGTCAGTGGGACGGCTCTGGCATATCAGAGAGAAGTCTGATTGGTTAA